From one Mobula birostris isolate sMobBir1 chromosome 18, sMobBir1.hap1, whole genome shotgun sequence genomic stretch:
- the rps24 gene encoding small ribosomal subunit protein eS24 isoform X1 codes for MNDTVTIRTRKFMTNRLLQRKQMVVDVLHPGKPTVPKTEIREKLAKMYKTTPDVVFVFGFRTQFGGGKTTGFAMVYDSLDYAKKNEPKHRLARHGLLERKKVSRKQRKERKNRMKKVRGTAKANVGAGKKK; via the exons AACGACACAGTGACGATCAGAACCAGAAAGTTCATGACAAACCGCTTGCTCCAACGCAAGCAGATG GTTGTCGATGTCCTGCACCCTGGCAAACCTACAGTTCCCAAAACAGAAATCAGGGAAAAGCTAGCAAAGATGTACAAAACAACGCCAGATGTTGTGTTCGTTTTTGGGTTCAGGACGCAGTTTGGTGGTGGCAAAACAACAGGATTTGCCATGGTCTATGATTCCTTAGATTACGCCAAGAAGAATGAACCAAAGCACAGGCTAGCAAGG CATGGTCTATTGGAGAGGAAAAAGGTTTCTAGGAAACAGCGAAAGGAACGAAAGAACAGAATGAAGAAAGTTCGCGGTACAGCTAAAGCTAACGTTGGTGCTGGCAAAAAG AAATGA
- the rps24 gene encoding small ribosomal subunit protein eS24 isoform X2: MNDTVTIRTRKFMTNRLLQRKQMVVDVLHPGKPTVPKTEIREKLAKMYKTTPDVVFVFGFRTQFGGGKTTGFAMVYDSLDYAKKNEPKHRLARHGLLERKKVSRKQRKERKNRMKKVRGTAKANVGAGKK, from the exons AACGACACAGTGACGATCAGAACCAGAAAGTTCATGACAAACCGCTTGCTCCAACGCAAGCAGATG GTTGTCGATGTCCTGCACCCTGGCAAACCTACAGTTCCCAAAACAGAAATCAGGGAAAAGCTAGCAAAGATGTACAAAACAACGCCAGATGTTGTGTTCGTTTTTGGGTTCAGGACGCAGTTTGGTGGTGGCAAAACAACAGGATTTGCCATGGTCTATGATTCCTTAGATTACGCCAAGAAGAATGAACCAAAGCACAGGCTAGCAAGG CATGGTCTATTGGAGAGGAAAAAGGTTTCTAGGAAACAGCGAAAGGAACGAAAGAACAGAATGAAGAAAGTTCGCGGTACAGCTAAAGCTAACGTTGGTGCTGGCAAAAAG TAA